The segment TAGGAAAACGCTAGGTTCAAGAGAAAAGATATAAAAATTgttaaatgttaataaatatcaaTGTTCACTATATTTAAGGTGATTTGATGTAACTAATGTGATAAAAATGTGTTGTTTTACCTGtgaataaatgttaaatattttttgaccaaataaaATCCGAATTCCTGATATACCcgtatttgtttttttctttgttCATCCTTAACTGCTTGGGTTATTATATACCTAATtacaattacataaaaatataatataaattttataacaGACACAATATTTCACGTTCGACCACGTTCGTTCAAAAAACGTTCGACACTGCGTTTAAGTTGTCTAGCCGAATCAATCGTCGACGCTATGTGGCGATCTGTCGTGCCACTactgtgcgtagccgaatgcacaaaatctatctctatcgctcttgtgtattggcgtgacagagccagactacctttctgcggcgtttcgatttcgtttcgcgtcgcagaaaagccattcggctacggggccagaaatGCGATAGAGAGAACTAATCTCGTAGCTACGATAcgcctaacggcccagccacgacattggtctaagcgcgacagcggcgagcggcagccatacgtgcgaatgaaaagtcccatcgctgtgtctcgcttcaatgtatggctgccgctcaccgctgtcgcgcttagaccaatgtcgtggctgagccgtaagaagCGTCAGGTCTGctatagagaggacaagccgcgcgcggcctggtcgcagatgtaggcccattgggcctacaccgccgccagttcgccgtccgctgtcatcgagtgtacacgcgcgctgttcaccgacgaaaaacgagttttatccaaaatgccgaagtgtgcaataatagataatcaaacgaacttacctgtaagtgatgttcgatgactattaaacgatgtgattcgcccgagtgattacactatactttacatgtagtagcacgcgaatgtgcatcgtacacaattttagagtaacatttttaacaaaaaaatatctcgtCTAAATTGGGGGTATTTCATACACGTTTCTTATAAAAAAGGCCATCAAATACGTGTGCTATTTCGTGACCAATTGGGTAGAATCTGGAGCTTGACCAGTTCGGGTCAGGGAGGGTTGTAATCACTCGGGCGAATCACATCGTTTAATAGTCATCGAacatcacttacaggtaagttcgtttgattatctattaaacttctgtgattcgcccttcgtgattacactatactttacatgtagatgtTTAGAGTTACACGAAATAGCAGATTAAATGAAACatgtatgtttgaaaaatataaataaaacaaacgttTACGTCAGTTTAACTGTAatcaacagacacttcaattattattaccatgtaatatTGTACGAGCAAATACTTCGGACGAGTCCGCCAGAACATCTCTATTATAGAACCTAGCGAACGTCAAGGAATTATCTGACCAACCGGCGGTCTTCTTAATCAGTTCTATATTAACCCCGAGCCGGTTGGCTGCTGACGTACTTGCGTGTCTCGTACTATGCGATTTGAAGATCGATGTATCAATACCACTCTCGAGTGGTTTTGATCCATCGACTCAAGGTCTGTGAACACACTTTTCTAAATGGTTttttaaaacttgtaaaaagaAAAACACAATCGCTTGGGCGATTGGTAGATGAGACAACCAAATAACGTTCTAAAGTCCTTGCAGGACAAATTGACTGATTTTCATCGAAATAAGGCAGAATCAGTTTTGGCTGAATGCGATTAACTGCGGATGTCTTAATCTTATCTgtaatgttaataatatatttcttattacATTTATGAATATTACTTAGCTTGATTAACGATAAGGTTTGCACACGGTGTGCCGTAACTAAtgccaaaatagttattaacttcCTAGAAAGATGCTCGTAAGAAAGGCTTTCATTTGGATACCAACAACTGAAATGATTAAGAACGATTGAAGGGTCCCAAGTAAAATCATATCGTGGATTTGGAGACCGCAGTTTGTATACTCCCGTCATAAAACGTTTCACAGTTGgattatttataacattattattcaatattaatgACAAAACTGCTTTCGCAGTATTAATTGATCCAAATTGACAACCTTGATTAAAAAGTAATGTGAAATAATCTAATACTTCTGCTACGCCGACATCAAAAATATCATAAcatttttccttacaaaatatataccatttctttaaataacaattatattGCTTAAGTGTGGTTTCTGTAAGTGACGCTAGCATGATGTCTGCCGCTTCTGCAGGAGTGCCTTGCCTCATGAACGCCGCCCGGACAACACTCCGGCAACCAGGGTAAGGCTCCTGTGCAGCTTGTGTTCGACACTGTAAGGGGAGGACAATAAATTTGGTTTAGGTGGGAGTTCTATTCGTTCAGAAATCAATAATCTCTCAAAAAGAGGAAACCAGGGTTGTGTAGGCCATAGTGGCACAACAACAATGTCCTCCGCTTTATCTGTTATTATCTTTTGCAACATCCTATGTATTAGACAAAATGGTGGAAAGGCGTAAAAGAAATACGACGACCAAGATATGGTAAACGCGTCGATATTGTACGCGTCAGGATCACGATGCCACGAAACAAATCTagtacattttttgtttattcgACTCGCAAAGAGGTCAATCTCTGgacttttgtttaaaaaattacaaattttccGAAAGGCACTGTCGGCTAGCTCCCACTCAATGTCTGCATGTTTCCGGCGTGATTCTGCATCTGCTATATCGAACGATATGTTTTCTGAACGAACGTACGaagcaaatatatgtatatcgcGTTCCTCGCACCATTGCCATATCTGTCGGCTTAATTCACTCAGATGTGGGAATCGAACACCACCCATGTGATTGATATATGAAATCGCAGTGGTATTGTCTATCCTTAGCAAAATCTCACAATTTTTGTAATCTttagcaaatatttttaaaccaaaaaacgCGGCAGTTAACTCTAGACAATTAATGTGTTGCCCAAGCTCATGACTGGACCACTGACCACTGGCTGTCATATCTGAGCAACTTGCTCCCCAGCCTGTTAGCGACGCATcagaaaatatctctaattgatAATTTCCTGTCTTGATCGGATTACTACATGTTTCTATATTATATATCCACCAATCTAGATCATCATCTAAGCTACCCGGAATGCTAATGTATTGATCATAGTCAtcatttttacttaaataaagaaatttgaTTCTTTCCAATCTCTTAGTATACAACCAGCCGTATGGTACTGCCGGACAAACAGAAACTAATAATCCTATCAAATGTGCGAAATTACGAAGTTTACATCTTCGAATGGATTTAAAGTATAAAAGTTCGTCTTTAATCCTCTCTCGTTTTTCGCATGGAATATTAATTGTCAAATTTGCAGAATTGAAACTAAACCCAAGAAAATTTGCCGTTCGACTTGGTGTACCTATTGATTTATCAACATTTATTGTAAATCCTAATGATTCTAACAAGTCTTTCGTTACATTAAAGTTATGTAAGCAGTTAGAATACGTGTCACCGAAGAGTAACAAGTCGTCTAAGTAAACGACTGATAAAAAACCTTGATTGCGCAAAAACTGCACAACAGGACGCATTAACTTCGTGAATATGTACGGAGCAATATTTAGGCCGAATGGACATACCAAGAATTCGTATGTTTTGTTTTTCCAAAGAAAtcgtaaatattttctgtaatCAGGATCAATATTTATCGCAAAATAGGCGTCTTTCAAATCTATTGAACACATGTAAGCGTTTTTTGATAAAAGTCTCATTGCTGTCCTATAATCTTCGAGTTTGAAGTGCGGGGTACATATAAACTTATTCaatgattttaaatttagaatgaatctattttttccattactctttttaataagaaaaatactGGACAAGAATTGATCCTGACATGGATCACATTCTTGTATGGCACCAGcactaataagttttttgacTTCCTCGTTCATACTCGTCTCGTGTGCAACCGACTCGGGTTTGTTAACAGGAATATTCGATTGAGATATACAATCCGATATTGGAATACGCACACCACGGACCCAAGACAATACGGTGGGATCCTTGGTAATGCCTAACcatactttataaaaaaatttaagtCTACCAGCCTGAGGTTGTGTATCAGCATCCGATGCTAGCGGCGCGAGGTCCGGGTGTgcggccgcggcggcggcgctcggCGGTCGCTCGCGCGGCGGGACGGCGGCGGCGGTCTGCGCCCGCCACGCGTGTAGCTCGTCCTCGCTGGCGTCTGGCGACTCTGGCGAGGCGGCGGCCGCGACGCCGACGACGGCTGCC is part of the Leguminivora glycinivorella isolate SPB_JAAS2020 chromosome 3, LegGlyc_1.1, whole genome shotgun sequence genome and harbors:
- the LOC125224664 gene encoding uncharacterized protein LOC125224664; this translates as MKDDIKNDILKRYEIPENLKLAQAPILNPEIKVAWAAVVGVAAAASPESPDASEDELHAWRAQTAAAVPPRERPPSAAAAAAHPDLAPLASDADTQPQCRTQAAQEPYPGCRSVVRAAFMRQGTPAEAADIMLASLTETTLKQYNCYLKKWYIFCKEKCYDIFDVGVAEVLDYFTLLFNQGCQFGSINTAKAVLSLILNNNVINNPTVKRFMTGVYKLRSPNPRYDFTWDPSIVLNHFSFKLT